In Triplophysa dalaica isolate WHDGS20190420 chromosome 19, ASM1584641v1, whole genome shotgun sequence, the sequence CACACGATCCTCCTCTGTGAAGTGTTTACCGGAGCACTCCATTGATTCACTAGCCTACGGTGATCTAAATGTTGGCTCTCTCGGGATTTATTCGGCCAAATGTGAAATCCAAACCTCGTGCGTCATTGAAAAATAAGTGGCGAGATATGGTGGGGAAGCACGCGCTGGGTCGCGGATTAATCGACACTCTCTCGTGGGCTGGTGATTATTTGTGGTCCGAAGGCTCGTGGAATACGTAATGAATACAGGCTACGTCAGAGATCCGTGGGAAGTCATCCTTTCAAATCTGCACCTCATTCCACAGCTATTTTTGAACTATCGGCTGGACTGTGATACCAGGTACGGGCAAATTTATTTACATACGATAAGGATCTTCCTTTGTGAATTAAAAgcaatttattatttgtattgttgaAGTCATTAAATAAAGCAATTTAGCTGCTTTGTGTTTATCTCTCCAGTTCTACGCTTTTAGAAAATCCTtaattttcttttgtctctgacttttttatgaattatttaaggTTGTATAAAAGATGCTCCGCGTAGTCGGCAAAAGTGAATTCAACCCTTAAAGGATATTCATCGGGCATTCTCGTGTATTCGCTGTCTTGCGGTACTCTATCATACAACACGTTTGAAGAGACATTTTACGGATCATTAATAATGAAGTCCAAGGCTCTCGAGATCTCATGGGGCGCTTTTATCGGCGCGCCGGACACTAACGGCACGCGCGTGGAGAAAGTTCACCACGCGCTTCAGCCTTTCTCGTCCACCGTCGCTCTTCTGGTGCTAGGGGTGATCATCGTAGGGATTATATTACTTTCGTTCACCACCTACTACTTTCACAAAAgcaagaggaagaagaggaagatgcAGAGGGAACAGGAGGAATACGAGCGCGATAACTGTATCTCATCCATTCCGCCCAAAGTCAAGCCTGCGTTGGGTCGCAGCTTGATAGCTCGTCCCGCTCCGACGGACCGACAACTTCAACCGACACACAATGATGCGCAACACCGCGAAGAAGTGGTGTTTGAGGGAGTAACTGTGTGAACGACTGAAAACTGTAAATCTATTGTAAATATGTAAGTCGAGCGTCTTGGATATCGCGGTGTTTTCATACTCGAAGGTTTGTTTGCACATCTCGATGTAAAAGAGGTGGACTTTACTTGGATTTTGGCGTTTGGACGTCTCTGAATAATGACTCGTTTTGATTTAATAGCAATCTGAGTTGTAAGTGCACATCGTGGAATGGTTAAACACAACAGTGGGCGAGTGCTGATAGACTTCAATGGAGATTTTCTATTGAGTCGCTGTCCACGGTGCTGAGTGTTTTCTCTGCCCAGTTGGTCTAACCGAGAGGGGAGATACGAGACGATTATCATTAACTTAGACTAGACTCGTATTATAACATTGTATATCTATTTGTAATTAACTAGGAAAAAATATAGCAAAGCTTTTTAAATAGTAATCGTCTTAATAGATTTTAGACAGGTGCTCAGTTAATTTTTTGTTCTCACTATATATAA encodes:
- the si:dkey-183i3.9 gene encoding uncharacterized protein C11orf87 homolog produces the protein MKSKALEISWGAFIGAPDTNGTRVEKVHHALQPFSSTVALLVLGVIIVGIILLSFTTYYFHKSKRKKRKMQREQEEYERDNCISSIPPKVKPALGRSLIARPAPTDRQLQPTHNDAQHREEVVFEGVTV